The proteins below come from a single Chryseobacterium bernardetii genomic window:
- a CDS encoding glycoside hydrolase family 43 protein, producing the protein MKIKKSYIVSLLGFIGLNLLSAQVNPSGKQSTAFTNPIIWADAPDLSITRNGNDFYLISTTMHLMPGAPVMHSRDLVHWEMSGYVFDTLNDNSKYDLLNGTVYGRGQWASSIRYHKGKYYVLFSPNDEPFKSYFYVTDDPEKGKWKLITRTRHFHDASLFFDDDDKVYVFTSNKVFELSPDFKEVIGNPDGTEVFQKDDSETGLLEGNQIIKRNGKYYMMMISWPKNGKRRQVVYRADKVTGPYEKKVILEDNFLGFSYAGQGALIDDKNGNWYSLIFQDRNGVGRVPLLLPVQWENDWPVLGDNGKVPLKGEVPLPPFKPKNHLVESDEFSDKTMKIQWQWNHNPVNEAWSLSERKGFLRLKTSRVVDNLYAAPNTLTQRMEGPTSSAVVAMDLKGMKDGDVAGFSAFNGDSGILSVVKEGEEKFIVFSTNEVSLDNKTKAITGVKKEEKKRIPLNSDKVFLRIDADFNLGKDLADFYYSTDQKNWTEMAKDYKMIFDYRRFFMGSKFAVFNYATKNTGGFVDLDFFRVSEAAK; encoded by the coding sequence TTGAAAATCAAAAAATCTTATATAGTTTCTTTATTGGGATTTATCGGGCTGAATCTTCTTTCAGCCCAGGTAAATCCTTCCGGAAAACAAAGCACGGCATTTACAAACCCAATTATATGGGCAGATGCACCGGATTTATCCATTACCAGAAACGGAAATGATTTTTACCTGATCAGTACCACTATGCATCTGATGCCCGGAGCACCGGTGATGCATTCCAGAGATCTGGTACATTGGGAAATGTCCGGTTATGTTTTCGATACTTTGAATGACAACTCAAAATATGATTTATTGAACGGAACCGTTTACGGCAGAGGTCAATGGGCTTCTTCAATCCGTTATCATAAAGGGAAATATTACGTTTTATTCTCTCCGAATGATGAACCTTTCAAATCCTATTTCTATGTGACTGATGATCCCGAAAAAGGAAAATGGAAACTTATTACAAGAACACGGCATTTTCATGATGCTTCGCTGTTTTTTGATGACGATGACAAAGTATATGTTTTCACTTCCAACAAAGTTTTTGAACTAAGTCCTGATTTTAAAGAGGTTATCGGAAATCCGGATGGAACTGAGGTATTTCAGAAAGATGATTCGGAAACCGGACTTCTGGAAGGTAATCAGATCATCAAAAGAAACGGAAAATATTATATGATGATGATATCCTGGCCCAAAAACGGGAAACGCCGCCAGGTCGTCTACAGGGCAGATAAAGTGACAGGTCCTTACGAGAAAAAAGTAATCTTGGAAGATAATTTCTTAGGATTTTCCTATGCAGGGCAAGGCGCTTTGATTGATGATAAAAACGGAAATTGGTATTCCCTTATTTTCCAGGATAGAAACGGAGTGGGACGCGTTCCGCTGCTGCTGCCTGTTCAATGGGAAAATGACTGGCCGGTATTGGGAGATAACGGAAAAGTTCCTTTGAAAGGAGAAGTTCCGCTTCCGCCATTCAAACCCAAAAATCATTTGGTGGAAAGCGATGAATTCTCTGATAAAACAATGAAAATCCAGTGGCAATGGAATCATAATCCTGTGAATGAAGCATGGTCTTTATCTGAAAGAAAAGGCTTTCTGAGACTGAAAACCAGCAGAGTGGTAGACAATCTATACGCGGCACCCAATACCTTGACCCAGAGAATGGAAGGCCCAACTTCTTCAGCAGTTGTCGCAATGGATCTTAAAGGAATGAAAGATGGAGATGTAGCAGGTTTTAGTGCCTTCAACGGGGATTCCGGGATTTTGTCAGTAGTAAAGGAAGGTGAAGAAAAATTCATTGTTTTTTCAACCAACGAAGTGAGCCTGGATAATAAAACAAAAGCTATTACAGGGGTTAAAAAAGAAGAAAAAAAACGGATTCCTCTTAATTCTGATAAAGTTTTTCTTCGTATCGATGCTGATTTTAACCTCGGGAAAGATCTTGCAGACTTTTATTACAGTACGGATCAGAAGAACTGGACGGAAATGGCAAAAGACTACAAAATGATTTTTGATTACCGTAGATTTTTTATGGGATCAAAATTCGCAGTTTTTAATTATGCCACTAAAAATACCGGAGGCTTCGTAGATTTGGACTTTTTCAGAGTCAGTGAAGCTGCAAAATAA
- a CDS encoding glycoside hydrolase family 43 protein, which yields MKKSLMNPVFLRNKTHVIAVAALLSISNLSAQTFSDFSYRGNDKIYNDNPLKPDEFYSPILQGCYPDPSITKKGEDYYLVNSSFSMFPGVPIFTSKDLVNWKQVGHVLDRPSQLKVEKGGVSHGIYAPDIKYNKHNDTFYMITTQIAGGIGNMVVKTKDPAKGWSEVQKLNFDGIDPAIFFDDDGKAYIVHNDAPPQGTEQYQGHRVIKMWDYDLEKDQVVAGSDRIIVNGGVDLSQKPIWIEGPHIYKKNGKYYLMCAEGGTGGNHSEVIFMADSPKGPFVPAKNNPILTQRYFPRDRKEKVDWAGHADLVEGPNGQWYGVFLAIRPNVNNRVTKGRETFILPVDWSGTYPVFQNGLVPMKPKLKLPAGVQNQTGQNGFFPNGNFTYNDKLTDKNLDFRWIAMRGPRENFITATKNGVKVNPMETNIKALAPISSLFHRLQHEDFETSVTLDYKPRSEKELAGITLYQSETFNYVFGITKKDKDFYIVLERTEKGQSKLIASEKISLSKPVKLQVVADKDEHSFNYSLDGKSYKNLGGPVSGDILSTDVAGGFTGSLIGLYSTSSNDIIPN from the coding sequence ATGAAAAAGAGTCTAATGAATCCTGTTTTTTTAAGAAATAAAACCCATGTCATTGCAGTGGCTGCCTTACTTTCCATCAGTAACCTCTCTGCACAGACTTTTTCCGACTTCAGCTACCGTGGAAACGATAAAATATATAATGACAACCCTCTTAAACCGGACGAGTTTTATTCCCCGATTTTACAGGGCTGTTATCCCGACCCAAGCATCACCAAAAAAGGCGAAGATTATTATCTGGTAAACTCTTCTTTCTCAATGTTTCCGGGCGTTCCGATCTTCACTTCTAAAGATCTGGTAAACTGGAAGCAGGTTGGGCACGTTCTCGACAGACCTTCTCAGCTTAAGGTGGAAAAAGGAGGTGTTTCTCATGGAATTTATGCGCCTGATATCAAATACAATAAACACAACGATACATTTTATATGATCACTACCCAGATTGCGGGCGGTATCGGAAATATGGTCGTAAAAACCAAAGATCCGGCAAAAGGATGGAGCGAAGTTCAGAAACTGAATTTTGACGGTATTGATCCTGCCATTTTCTTTGATGATGACGGAAAAGCTTACATCGTTCACAACGACGCGCCACCACAAGGAACCGAGCAGTATCAAGGTCACCGTGTTATTAAAATGTGGGATTACGACCTTGAAAAAGATCAGGTTGTTGCAGGTTCAGACAGAATTATCGTAAACGGTGGTGTGGACCTTTCCCAAAAGCCCATCTGGATTGAAGGTCCCCATATTTACAAAAAGAACGGTAAATACTATCTGATGTGTGCAGAAGGCGGAACCGGAGGCAACCATAGCGAAGTGATTTTTATGGCAGATTCTCCGAAAGGACCGTTTGTTCCCGCTAAAAATAATCCGATTCTTACGCAAAGATATTTCCCGAGAGACCGAAAAGAAAAAGTAGATTGGGCAGGTCACGCAGATTTGGTGGAAGGTCCGAACGGACAATGGTATGGCGTATTTTTAGCAATTCGTCCGAATGTAAACAACCGTGTTACCAAAGGTCGTGAAACTTTCATTCTTCCTGTAGACTGGAGCGGAACATATCCTGTTTTCCAAAATGGACTGGTTCCGATGAAACCAAAACTGAAATTACCTGCAGGAGTTCAGAATCAAACCGGGCAAAACGGATTTTTCCCGAATGGCAACTTTACATACAACGATAAACTAACCGATAAAAACCTCGATTTCCGTTGGATTGCCATGCGTGGTCCTCGTGAAAACTTCATTACTGCAACAAAAAATGGTGTAAAAGTAAACCCAATGGAGACGAATATCAAAGCGTTAGCTCCGATTTCATCTTTGTTCCATAGATTACAGCACGAAGACTTCGAAACTTCCGTAACTTTAGATTATAAACCAAGATCGGAAAAAGAATTGGCTGGAATTACCCTCTACCAAAGCGAAACATTCAATTACGTTTTCGGAATCACGAAAAAAGATAAAGATTTCTACATCGTATTGGAAAGAACAGAAAAAGGGCAATCAAAGCTGATCGCCAGCGAAAAGATTTCATTATCCAAACCGGTTAAACTACAGGTTGTTGCCGATAAAGATGAGCATAGCTTTAATTATTCGCTGGATGGCAAAAGCTATAAAAATCTGGGAGGACCGGTTTCAGGAGATATACTTTCTACGGATGTAGCGGGAGGTTTTACAGGTAGCCTTATTGGGCTCTACAGCACTTCTTCCAATGATATTATACCGAATTAA
- a CDS encoding MFS transporter, whose translation MQAPQNRNIRWWMLSLVFLATTINYLDRQVMGLLKPVLEKEFSWDEKDYSYIVMAFTTTYAIGYMAMGRFIDKVGTKIGYAVSLIVWSLASIGHGFVKSTIGFIIARSTLGISEAGNFPAAIKSVAEWFPKKERALATGIFNSGATVGAILAPLLVPFILGHYGWRQTFVWIGALGMVWIILWWKFYAVPGKAKNLSKEELQYIKSDQAEKTEEKTKIPLSELLKYKVTWSFAIGKMLTDPIWYFFMFWLPAYFSDVFKMDLTKPSLPLIIIYSGTTIGSIGGGYLSSFLIKKGWAIGRARSITMLLFALMVVPVMFSKYVDNMWMITIIIAFATAAHQGWGANLMTTVGDQLPNSYVSSVIGFGGMLGSAAGIIFPLFIGIVLDTFKKAGNVNGGYNIIFFIAGISYVAAWGLILLINRKKTV comes from the coding sequence ATGCAGGCTCCTCAAAACCGCAATATAAGATGGTGGATGCTGTCCCTTGTCTTTCTCGCCACTACGATCAATTACCTTGACCGCCAGGTAATGGGTTTACTGAAACCTGTACTGGAAAAGGAATTCAGCTGGGACGAAAAAGATTACAGTTATATCGTTATGGCCTTTACCACGACTTATGCCATCGGTTATATGGCGATGGGAAGGTTTATAGACAAAGTGGGAACCAAAATCGGGTATGCGGTTTCTCTTATTGTATGGAGTCTTGCTTCTATAGGACATGGTTTTGTGAAAAGTACCATCGGGTTTATCATTGCGAGAAGTACTTTGGGAATCAGTGAGGCAGGAAACTTTCCTGCTGCCATCAAATCGGTGGCTGAATGGTTTCCCAAAAAAGAAAGAGCACTGGCAACAGGAATTTTTAACTCCGGAGCAACGGTGGGAGCTATTTTAGCGCCGCTGCTGGTTCCTTTCATTCTCGGGCATTACGGCTGGAGGCAGACTTTTGTGTGGATTGGTGCTTTGGGCATGGTTTGGATTATCCTTTGGTGGAAATTCTATGCCGTTCCGGGAAAAGCCAAAAATCTCAGTAAGGAAGAACTGCAGTACATAAAAAGCGATCAGGCCGAAAAAACAGAGGAAAAAACCAAAATTCCTTTATCGGAATTACTCAAATATAAAGTAACATGGTCGTTTGCCATCGGTAAAATGTTAACCGATCCTATCTGGTATTTCTTCATGTTCTGGCTGCCGGCGTATTTTTCGGATGTATTCAAAATGGATTTAACAAAACCATCCCTTCCGTTGATTATTATTTACAGCGGAACTACGATCGGAAGTATCGGCGGAGGATATCTCTCATCGTTTCTGATCAAAAAAGGCTGGGCCATCGGAAGAGCCAGAAGCATTACCATGTTATTGTTTGCATTGATGGTGGTTCCGGTCATGTTCTCAAAATATGTAGATAATATGTGGATGATCACGATCATCATTGCCTTTGCAACAGCTGCGCATCAAGGTTGGGGAGCCAATCTTATGACAACGGTTGGAGATCAGTTACCTAACAGCTATGTAAGTTCAGTTATTGGTTTTGGCGGCATGCTCGGTTCAGCGGCAGGAATTATTTTTCCGTTGTTCATCGGGATCGTTTTGGACACATTCAAAAAGGCAGGAAACGTCAATGGCGGTTACAATATTATTTTCTTTATCGCAGGAATTTCATATGTTGCAGCCTGGGGACTCATTTTGTTGATTAACAGAAAGAAAACAGTTTAG
- a CDS encoding glycoside hydrolase family 95 protein: MTIGLLISIFSFAQKGGKYKLWYDKPAKQWVEALPIGNGNIAAMVYGDPYHEKLQLNEGTFWSGGPSRNDNPDAPKVLDSIRYYLFNGNYKRAQILADKGLTAKTVHGSAFQNIGDFTLDLNNLKEIRNYYRELDIEKAIATTTFTSGGIKFKREVFASIPDHVIVIKLSSDHNNALNFTAKFNSELKKNVKTIDATTLQMDGVSSTLDGIQGQVKFNALAKLITKGGKTQVSEAGISVSNAHEVMILISMATNFTDYKNLNTDEVAKARKYIETAANKSFKTLVQNHLNAYQNYFKRVDLDLGTSEASKNPTDIRIKNFANGYDPELISLYYQFGRYLLISSSQPGGQPANLQGIWNNSNKPAWDSKYTININMEMNYWPAEKTNLPEMHEPLIRMIKDLSETGKETAKTMYNSRGWVAHHNTDIWRITGVVDFANAGMWPMGGAWLSQHLWEKYLYSGDKNYLRSIYPVLKSAAQFYEDFLIEEPAHHWLVANPSMSPENIPQGHQGSALAAGNTMDNQLMFDLFTKTKKAAQILSIDSDKIQVWNTIISKLPPMKIGSYGQLQEWMEDLDDPKDNHRHVSHLYGLFPSNQISPFTTPELLDASRTVLIHRGDVSTGWSMGWKVNLWAKLLDGNHADKLIKDQLTLVEKDSWGSKGGTYPNLFDAHPPFQIDGNFGCTSGITEMLLQTQNGFIDILPALPVEWKNGSISGLKAYGGFEVSMIWENNKAKEVTIKSGSGGNCRIRLPNEMKLSGNTKLKNAEGKNPNSFFEIPEIPKPLISDKATLNPVEIKTGLIYDFPTEVGKVYTLTWSDKSSEGQSETKSIYNKN, from the coding sequence ATGACCATAGGTCTTCTGATCAGTATATTTTCCTTTGCCCAGAAAGGAGGAAAGTATAAGCTTTGGTATGACAAGCCCGCAAAACAATGGGTGGAAGCTCTACCGATAGGAAACGGAAACATTGCAGCTATGGTCTATGGAGACCCTTACCATGAAAAGCTTCAGCTGAACGAAGGGACATTCTGGTCCGGAGGGCCTTCCCGAAATGATAATCCGGATGCTCCAAAAGTTCTGGATTCAATCCGCTATTATTTATTTAATGGAAACTATAAAAGAGCCCAGATTCTTGCGGATAAGGGATTAACAGCTAAAACAGTTCACGGCTCGGCATTCCAGAATATTGGTGATTTTACACTGGATCTGAATAACCTTAAAGAGATCAGAAATTATTACAGAGAACTGGACATTGAAAAAGCAATCGCAACCACTACATTTACCTCTGGTGGCATTAAGTTTAAAAGAGAAGTTTTTGCTTCAATTCCAGATCATGTGATCGTTATTAAATTAAGTTCAGATCACAATAATGCACTGAACTTTACAGCGAAGTTCAATAGCGAGCTTAAAAAGAACGTCAAAACCATTGATGCTACTACTTTACAGATGGATGGAGTTTCTTCCACATTAGACGGCATTCAGGGGCAGGTGAAATTCAATGCACTGGCAAAACTCATTACCAAAGGTGGCAAAACTCAGGTCTCAGAGGCCGGAATTTCAGTAAGCAATGCTCATGAGGTCATGATTCTTATTTCCATGGCTACTAATTTTACAGACTACAAAAATTTAAATACAGACGAAGTTGCAAAAGCCAGAAAGTATATTGAAACAGCAGCAAATAAAAGTTTCAAAACTTTGGTTCAAAATCATCTGAATGCTTATCAGAATTATTTCAAAAGAGTAGATCTGGATTTAGGAACTTCTGAAGCTTCGAAAAATCCAACGGATATCAGGATTAAAAATTTTGCTAATGGTTATGATCCTGAGCTTATTTCATTATATTATCAGTTCGGGCGTTATCTCCTGATTTCTTCCTCTCAGCCTGGCGGGCAGCCTGCCAACCTGCAGGGGATCTGGAACAATTCCAACAAACCGGCCTGGGACAGCAAGTATACGATTAACATTAATATGGAAATGAATTACTGGCCGGCAGAAAAAACCAATCTTCCTGAAATGCATGAACCATTGATCCGGATGATAAAAGATTTGAGCGAAACAGGAAAAGAAACGGCAAAAACAATGTACAACAGCCGTGGCTGGGTAGCACATCATAACACTGATATCTGGAGAATAACAGGGGTGGTGGATTTTGCCAATGCCGGAATGTGGCCGATGGGCGGAGCCTGGCTTTCACAGCATTTGTGGGAAAAATATTTATACAGTGGAGACAAAAACTACCTGAGATCAATTTATCCTGTTCTGAAATCTGCAGCACAGTTCTATGAAGATTTTCTGATTGAAGAGCCTGCACATCATTGGCTGGTGGCAAACCCGTCAATGTCTCCCGAAAATATTCCGCAGGGACACCAGGGAAGTGCTCTGGCAGCAGGAAATACAATGGACAATCAGTTGATGTTCGACCTTTTCACCAAAACAAAAAAGGCGGCACAGATTCTCAGTATAGATTCAGACAAAATTCAGGTCTGGAACACTATTATTTCAAAATTACCACCGATGAAAATCGGAAGCTACGGACAATTGCAGGAATGGATGGAAGACCTGGACGATCCTAAAGACAACCACAGACATGTTTCTCATTTGTACGGATTATTTCCTTCCAACCAGATCAGTCCGTTTACCACACCGGAATTGCTGGACGCCTCCAGAACCGTACTCATTCACCGCGGAGACGTATCCACAGGCTGGTCAATGGGATGGAAAGTTAATCTTTGGGCTAAATTATTAGATGGAAATCATGCTGACAAATTAATCAAAGATCAGTTAACGCTGGTAGAAAAAGACAGTTGGGGCAGCAAAGGCGGAACATATCCGAATCTTTTCGATGCCCATCCGCCATTCCAGATTGATGGAAATTTCGGCTGCACCTCCGGGATTACAGAAATGCTCCTGCAGACTCAAAACGGTTTTATAGACATCCTTCCCGCACTTCCGGTTGAGTGGAAAAACGGCAGTATTTCAGGGCTGAAAGCCTATGGCGGTTTCGAAGTCAGCATGATCTGGGAAAACAATAAAGCTAAAGAAGTCACTATAAAATCAGGATCGGGAGGAAACTGCAGAATAAGACTTCCGAACGAAATGAAACTTTCCGGAAACACAAAACTGAAAAATGCAGAAGGTAAAAATCCGAACTCCTTTTTTGAAATTCCGGAGATTCCAAAACCGTTGATTTCTGACAAAGCAACATTAAATCCTGTTGAAATTAAAACTGGTCTTATCTATGATTTCCCTACTGAAGTAGGAAAGGTGTATACATTAACATGGAGTGATAAAAGCTCTGAAGGACAATCTGAAACTAAATCTATTTACAATAAAAACTAA
- a CDS encoding bifunctional 4-hydroxy-2-oxoglutarate aldolase/2-dehydro-3-deoxy-phosphogluconate aldolase — MSEIVQKIKDQKIVPLFYNESFEVSKNIIKALYEAGIRVVEYTNRGHQALENFTKLKEISHTEFPDLLLGIGTVKNIEEMEYYTNVKADFIITPLISEALVKYALEKNILLIPGCFTPSDINIAYQNGLKLVKIFPADALGKNYIKSVQPVFPGMNFMPTGGIDAEFEDIMEWLNGGAVAAGLGSSLIGKDCNEEELTQKTQNLLQQLNHN, encoded by the coding sequence ATGAGTGAAATAGTACAAAAAATAAAAGACCAGAAAATCGTTCCGTTGTTTTATAACGAATCGTTTGAAGTCTCAAAAAATATCATAAAGGCTTTATACGAAGCAGGAATCCGTGTGGTAGAATATACCAACCGCGGCCATCAGGCATTGGAAAATTTCACTAAGCTGAAAGAAATTTCCCATACAGAATTTCCTGATCTTCTGTTAGGAATCGGAACGGTGAAAAACATAGAGGAAATGGAATATTATACTAACGTAAAAGCAGATTTCATCATTACACCATTGATCAGTGAAGCATTGGTAAAATATGCCCTCGAAAAGAATATCCTTCTGATTCCTGGCTGTTTCACCCCTTCTGATATCAATATCGCGTATCAGAACGGTTTAAAACTGGTTAAAATATTTCCGGCAGATGCTTTAGGAAAGAACTATATTAAATCGGTACAACCTGTTTTCCCCGGAATGAATTTCATGCCCACCGGAGGGATCGATGCGGAATTTGAAGATATTATGGAATGGCTCAATGGTGGTGCTGTAGCAGCAGGATTGGGAAGTTCACTTATAGGAAAAGATTGTAATGAAGAAGAATTGACCCAGAAAACACAGAATTTATTACAACAACTTAATCATAATTAA
- the uxaC gene encoding glucuronate isomerase, giving the protein MSNSTKNKDVFGELFLLESAKAENLYFGYAKDMPVIDYHNHLEPDVISANQNFRSPNAIWLDGDHYKWRAMRNFGIDEQFISGNASDQEKFMKWAEVVPYTLRNPLFHWTHLELKNPFGISEYLSPKNADTVYHQMNESLQTPGFLPQSIIENFKVEALCTTDDPADDLVHHKALKNNGFKTAVLPAFRPDAYINIINPEQYISGIKKLEKVCGFLITSASDLLNALQSRINYFVEAGAKVADHGFEYFPDTTKWNQNLEKEFSGFLKGDISTFSDPDALCGYLLKELCKMYAEKGWVQQFHVGATRNNNSEMFRKMGANAGYDAIGEPYYAQRLSVLLDALNTEGKLAKTIIYNLNPAFNEVLAALAGNFNEGGIKSRVQFGAAWWFLDQLDGMTKQMNTLSNIGLISTFVGMLTDSRSLLSFSRHDYFRRLLCNLFGSEMERGLLPDDEKWVGKIIQDICYHNTKNYFEI; this is encoded by the coding sequence ATGAGTAATTCCACTAAAAATAAAGATGTTTTCGGAGAATTGTTTTTGCTTGAATCAGCAAAGGCAGAAAATTTGTATTTCGGATATGCCAAAGACATGCCGGTGATCGATTATCACAATCATCTGGAACCGGATGTTATTTCCGCTAATCAGAATTTCCGTTCTCCAAACGCTATCTGGCTGGATGGCGACCATTACAAGTGGAGAGCCATGAGAAATTTTGGCATTGATGAACAGTTTATTTCCGGAAATGCTTCAGATCAGGAAAAATTCATGAAATGGGCCGAAGTGGTGCCTTATACTCTTCGCAATCCCTTGTTTCACTGGACTCATCTGGAGCTCAAAAATCCTTTTGGAATCAGCGAGTATTTATCACCCAAAAATGCAGATACTGTGTATCATCAGATGAATGAAAGTCTGCAGACACCTGGTTTTTTACCACAATCCATTATTGAAAATTTTAAAGTAGAAGCCTTATGTACTACAGATGATCCTGCTGATGATCTGGTTCATCATAAAGCATTAAAAAACAATGGATTTAAAACAGCTGTTCTTCCGGCTTTCCGCCCTGATGCCTATATCAATATAATCAATCCCGAACAGTATATTTCAGGAATTAAAAAGCTTGAAAAAGTCTGTGGGTTTTTAATCACATCAGCTTCTGATTTGTTGAATGCACTTCAGTCCAGAATCAATTATTTTGTGGAAGCAGGAGCAAAAGTGGCCGATCATGGCTTTGAATATTTCCCGGATACAACAAAATGGAATCAAAACCTTGAAAAAGAGTTTTCCGGATTCCTGAAGGGTGATATTTCAACATTTTCAGATCCGGATGCATTATGCGGCTATTTGCTGAAAGAGCTTTGCAAAATGTACGCAGAAAAAGGCTGGGTACAGCAGTTTCATGTAGGGGCAACCCGGAATAACAATTCAGAAATGTTCAGAAAAATGGGTGCCAATGCAGGATATGATGCCATTGGAGAACCGTATTATGCACAGAGACTGAGTGTTTTGCTGGATGCACTGAATACAGAAGGAAAGCTCGCCAAAACCATTATTTACAATCTGAATCCGGCATTTAATGAAGTTCTGGCAGCTCTTGCCGGAAACTTCAACGAAGGAGGAATAAAATCCAGGGTACAGTTTGGAGCAGCCTGGTGGTTTCTCGATCAGCTTGACGGGATGACCAAACAGATGAATACACTTTCCAATATCGGCCTGATCAGCACTTTTGTCGGCATGTTGACTGATTCCCGAAGCCTGCTGTCATTCTCAAGACACGATTATTTCAGAAGGCTTCTGTGCAACCTGTTCGGAAGTGAAATGGAAAGAGGCCTTCTTCCCGATGACGAAAAATGGGTCGGAAAGATCATTCAGGATATCTGTTATCACAATACAAAAAACTATTTTGAAATCTAA
- a CDS encoding sugar kinase, with amino-acid sequence MQNSAKILCFGELLLHFAPDSEGNWLNEQSLKIYIGGAEYNVAAALSQWKNAVKLLSALPENFVGNQLESQLKNKGIEVLAEKNKGRIGTFYLSSNGDMQNASVVYDRFPSVFTQSDFETFSDEEIFSGVKWLHISTITPALSDHAFRKCLQIMKEAGTRNITVSLDLNYRALLWQNQNPHKIKELMPFVNVLMGNIWSVEQFLNIPIEYEFNGNFDDENLLKQAEKTALEIRREFPAVEKIANTFRFTNGEQVNYFATLFTDGKLLISEKYNSDTIEERVGSGDSFMAALIHGILKGNPDQQILEDATKVAFKKLFVKGDTIDESINIETL; translated from the coding sequence ATGCAGAATTCAGCTAAAATACTATGTTTCGGGGAGCTGCTTCTCCACTTTGCCCCGGATTCCGAAGGGAACTGGTTGAATGAGCAGTCTCTTAAGATATACATAGGAGGAGCTGAATACAATGTAGCAGCGGCACTTTCCCAGTGGAAGAATGCTGTAAAGCTCCTATCAGCTTTGCCTGAAAATTTCGTAGGGAACCAATTGGAATCTCAGCTTAAAAATAAAGGAATAGAAGTCCTTGCAGAAAAGAACAAGGGAAGAATAGGAACATTTTATCTTTCCTCCAATGGCGATATGCAGAATGCTTCAGTGGTTTACGACCGCTTTCCGTCTGTTTTTACCCAATCGGATTTTGAAACTTTCAGTGATGAAGAAATATTTTCAGGAGTAAAATGGCTGCATATCAGTACCATTACACCTGCTTTGAGTGACCATGCATTCCGCAAATGTTTACAGATCATGAAAGAAGCCGGAACAAGAAATATTACGGTTTCTCTTGATCTGAATTACAGAGCGTTACTTTGGCAAAACCAGAATCCTCATAAAATTAAGGAATTGATGCCTTTTGTCAACGTTCTCATGGGAAATATCTGGTCTGTTGAACAGTTCCTGAATATTCCTATTGAATATGAGTTTAACGGAAATTTCGATGATGAAAACCTTCTGAAACAAGCTGAAAAAACAGCATTGGAAATTAGGAGAGAATTCCCGGCTGTGGAAAAAATTGCGAATACCTTCCGCTTTACAAACGGCGAACAGGTTAATTATTTTGCCACCTTATTTACTGATGGGAAACTTTTGATTTCAGAAAAATATAATTCAGATACAATTGAAGAAAGGGTAGGAAGCGGTGATTCTTTCATGGCCGCTTTGATTCATGGAATTTTAAAAGGGAATCCTGATCAGCAGATCCTGGAAGATGCGACAAAAGTTGCTTTTAAAAAGCTTTTTGTAAAAGGAGATACCATTGATGAAAGCATTAATATCGAAACATTATGA